From the genome of Aggregicoccus sp. 17bor-14:
TCTGCTCCTGCGCGGCGAGCGTCCACTCGTCGTAGAGGGCGAGCTCGTAGGCCTTGGACAGCCCCTTGTCGAGCGCCTCCTGGGCCTTCTCCTCGAGCGGCATCGAGAGGTTCTCCAGCTCGGTGCGGTAGAGCTCGGTCTGCTCCTCGTCCAGGCCCTTGGGGTCCGGCGACTCGACGATGTTGCGGGCGAAGTCCGCGTACGCGAGCCCGATACGGGTGAGCGAGGCGATGGCCCACTCACCGGCGCCGGTGTTGAGCACGTCGATGTAGGCCTTCTCCAGCCGCTGCATCTCGCGCTGCTTGGCGAGCAGGTCGCGCTTGAGCGTGGCCACGCGGTTGAGCTTGATGTCCGTGAAGGTCTTCCACTCGGGCTCCACGGCGAGGAAGCGCGCGTGGGCGTAGGCGTCCAGCACGCTCACGTCCTTGCGGGCGTCCGCGCTGAGGCGGGCCCAGCCGCGCACCAGCTCCCCCTGCACGCGCTCGGCGTCCGGCAGGTTGCGGCCCTGGCGCAGGGCGAGCATCTGGCGGTACTTCGCCACGTACACCTTGCCCGGCGTGGTGCGCGGGTCGTGCGCGTAGGTCTCGGCGAAGCGCTCGAAGGCGCGCGCCGCCTCGCCCCACTTCTTGTCCTTCTCGTGGACGAGCGCGATGTTGTAGGCGATCTCCGGCACGTCCTTGCGGTCCTTGAAGCGCGAGAGGTACGTGTTGTAGGCGCTGATCGCCTTGCCGGACTCGCCCACGCCCTCCCACCAGAGGCCGGCGTTGAAGACGGCGTCCGCCACCCACTTCTCGGCCTTGGCGAGCTCGCTCTTGCGCACCTGGGCCTGCTCGGCCTTCTTCTGCGCGAGCGCGTCGTCCGCGGCGGGCTTCGCGTCCTTGCCCTTCTGCTTGCTCTCCGCCTGCTCCTTCACCGCGGCGTCGTAGGCGGCGACGAAGGCCTCGTACATGGCGGCGGACTTCTTGAACTCGGCGGTCTTCTCGTAGAACTGCGCGAGCGTGTAGCGGGCCTGCAGCGCGTAGGGGCTCTTCGGGTGGTCGCGCAGCAGCTGCTCGCCGGCGGACACGCCGCGGTCCAGCTGGTTCGCCTCCTGGAAGATGACCATGGCGCTGGTGAGCGCGCGGTCGGCGTTCTCGCTCTTGGGGAACTCGGCGACGAACTTGAGGAACTCGTCCGCGGCCTTCGCCGGGTTCTTCTCCTTCAGGTACACCACCTCGTGCACCCACTTGTACTGGCTGCCCTCCACCACCGAGGCCACGCGCTTGGCGAAGTCCGGGTTGTTGCGGGTCAGCTTCTTGTTCGCGAGGAACTTGCGGCTGAGCGCGTTGAGCTCGCCCCACTCCTGGCGGGTCTCGAGCACGTACATGGTGAGGTCGGCGGCGTCCTGGCTGCGCTTCTCCTCGGGGAACTTCTCGATGATCTCCCCGAAGCGGCGCGCCGCGTCCACGAAGTGGTTGCGATCGTAGAGGATGACCGCGGCCTGGTAGCGCAGGTCGATCTCGTCCTTGTTGTTCGGGTAGAGGCGGTTGTACGTGTCGCAGGCGGCCACGAGCTTCTGCTCGAACTTGCTCAGGGGCTGCTCCTCCACCTGCTTCGCGTCGCGCTTGACCAGGCGGCCCTGCTTCTCCATGTCCCCCTTGTCCTTGCGCTCGTTGACCTTCTCGCCGTCCTTGAGGTTGCTCTTGGCGAGCTCACCGCGCTCGATCTTCACGAGCTTGTCGTAGGCGAGCACGGCGGCGTAGGCGGCCTTCTCCCGGTAGCTCTCGTTGCTGGCCTCCTTCGCGCTCTCGCGGTCCGGGATCTTGAAGGCCACCACCTGGTCGTAGGCCTCGGCGGCGTGGTCCCACTCCTCGAGCGCCCAGAGGATCTCGGCGTAGAAGAAGCGCAGGTTGAAGGCGCTGTCCGCGACGTACTCGGGGTTCTCGCTGCTGGCGAAGGCGTCCACGTACTGCTTGTAGATGTCGCGGGCGAGCCGGTAGGTCTCCACCTGGCGCGTCTTCTGCGCCTCCTGGTGGTACTCGGTCACCATGGTGCGCATCGCCTCTTCCGTCACGCTGAAGGCGTTGCGCAGCACGGGGGCCTGGCCCTCGTTGGCCTTCCACCACTCGCCGCCGGGGCGGTAGAGGTCGACCATCTTCTTCATCTCGGTGCGCACCTGGGCGCGCTGGCGCAGCCCCTCGTGCGCCTTGACGATGGCCTGCTGGAACTCGGGCGCGTCCGGTCCCATGGGGGACTCCTGGATCAGCACCCGGTAGATCTTGATCGCGCTGTCGAAGTGGCCGCCCTCGTCCGCGAGCCCCCCGGCCGTCTTGGCGAGCAGCCGGTTGCGCTTCTTCTCCGGCGCCTTCTGGCGGAAGTAGCTGAGCGCCTCGTCCGGGCGGTTCATCTGCACGTAGAAGACCGTGAGATCGTTGAGCGCCTCGGTGCGCAGGTTGGCGAGGTTGTGCTCGGGCGAGTCCGCGTAGTCCACGACCTCGTAGAGCTTCTTGAGGCCGGCCTCGAGCTCACCCGAGTTGTAGTCGCACCACGCGAGCTTGTAGACCGCGTAGGCGTAGATCATCGGGGTCTTCGACTCGCGCGCCTTGAGGAAGTTCTCCCGCGCCTCGGTGAGCTTGTTCTTGTCGAAGTAGTAGTTGCCCAGCTGGATGTACGCGTGCGGCGTGAACTCCGACTGGGGGAACTCCTGGATCAGCGTCTGGTAGCGCTTCACCGACTCGTCGCGCCGGTTGAGCTCCTCCAGGTTGTAGCCCACGGCGAAGAGCACCTCGTCGCGGCGCTCGTAGTCCGGGAACTCGGTGAGCAGCTGCTCGTAGAGCTTCATCGTCTCGGCGCGGTAGCGCTCGCTGCCGCGGTGATCCGCCTGGGGCGCCTCGCCCTTGTCGCCGCGGGCGACGGCCGCGTCGTAGGCCTTCTCGGCCTCCTTCTGCTTCGCCATCTCCAGGCTGTAGAGGTACTTGGACTTCTCCAGGTACAGCTCGGAGAGGTGGTAGATCATCGCCGCGCGCGCGGGGCTGCCCGGCTCGAGCTTCGCCACCAGGCGCTTGAGCCCTTCGATGGCCTCGTCGCGCTTGCGGTCCGCGAGCGCGCCGCGCTTCGCGTCCTCGATGCGCGGGATCTCCCCGAACTTGGTGTTGCTCACCATGCGCGCGGGGCCCTGGCGCTCGGGCGCCTCGGGCACGGCTGGCGCCTTCGGCGCCTTCGCCTTCGCAGGCTTGCTCGCGGTCTCCTTGGCCGCGCTCTCCTTGGCCGCCGCCGCCGCGGGCTTCTTCGCCCGCCGCTGCTGCGCCTCCGCCTCCCCCACCCCCCCTGCCGCGAGCGCAACGCCCACTGCCAGGGCACCGAACCGAAGGACCGCCTTCATGCGAGCTCCTGCTCTGAAATGACGCCAGAAGCTAAGAGCGCCCCCCCGGTCTGAGAAGTGCTACGGCCGACGCGAGGGGCAAGATTTTGCCCACCGTGCGCGGGGGACTTCCTGCACTGAACGCACGAACGCACCGCAGCCCCGGGATGCCTGTCCGGGACGGCGGTGCGTCGGGTACTGCACAGGGCTGCGAGGCCCCTGGAGCGCCTACTCCTGCGCGCGCGCGGGGCAGCCGCGCTTGAGCGTGTACTGGTAGTAGCCGATCTCGTCGATCCAGAACTCGCCCTGGAACTTCCAGTAGTTCCAGTCCGCGCCCGGGATCTTCGGGCGGTAGAGCGACTGGCGCGTGAGCAGCTTCTTCTGGTCCACGCCCTGGGCGAGCAGGTCCTTCTCGTCCAGCGCGGTCTGCACGCGGATGATCTCCGTCTGGTCGCCGAAGGTGCGCAGGTTGTCCGCGGCCTCCTTCAGGCGGCTCTTGGCGAGCGTGCCGCCCACCTGCTGCAGCGTGGTGCGGTTCGCATCCAGAGCGGCCACGGACTCGGGCGCCATGCGGCTGCCGCGCCAGGCGCCCACGTTGGAGAAGGCGCGCTTCTCGGCGTCGATCTGCCCCAGCGTGCGGATCACGCCCTGCACGCGCTCGTTGTTGCGGATCCACAGGTACACCGGCCGCGGCAGGCGCTTGGTGTCCGCGCCGGAGACGAGGTCGAACACGGCGGTGGGCTGGGTGTCGTCGCCGAGCAGCGGCTTGATCTGCGTGAGCATCGGCTCGTAGAGCTGCTCGAAGGCGGCGAGCGCGGTCTTCGACTCGTCGAAGAGGCAGCTGTAGTAGTAGACGGTGGCCTTGAGGATCCACGACTCGGGCTGGAAGGCGCCGGCGAACTGCGGGGCGTGCAGCGCCTGCAGGCTGCCCAGCGCGCCGCCGAAGTCCTCGTTCTGGAAGCGCGCGAAGCCGTTCTCGAAGAGCGCCTGGTCCCAGTAGGTGCTGTAGCGCGGCACCGCCTCGTAGGCGCGGCTGGCCTCGGCGTACTCGCCGCGGCCGTAGTGCAGGCGGCCCAGGCCCAGCAGCGCGAGCTCGCGCGTGCGCTGCCCGTCCTGCTGCTTCGGGTCCTTCACGTCCACCACGCTCTGGAACGCGGCGAGCGCGGCTTTGTCCAGCGCCTCCTTCTCACCGGGGCGGCCGGGGAAGCGCGGGTCCGCGAGCACCACGCCCAGCAGGTAGCGGCTCTTGGCGAACACGCGGCTGCCCTGGGGCACCGCCTCGAGCAGCGCGCGCGCCTGCTCGAACTGGCCGCGGCGCTGGTGGATGGAGGCCACCAGGTAGTTGATGCGCGCGAGCGTGTCCGGCTTGAGCTTCACCCAGCGGTCCTTCGCGTCCTCGGTGTAGGCCTGCGCGAGCACGTTGGGCACCAGGTTCTGCTCGTCCAGCAGCGCCTGCATCTGCACCAGCCCCTCCACCGCCTCCAGCTGGAAGGGGTGCGAGGGGCCCTGGTTCACGATGGAGGCGAAGCCGAGCAGCGCGCTCACCGGCAGGCGGTGGCGCGCGAAGCTCTGCGCGAGGTACAGCTGGGCCTTCTGCGCGGAGGCGACGTCCGCCGTCTGCGCGGCGACGTCGTAGAGCAGCGGGGCCGCAGCCTCGTCGTTGCCGGCGTCGTAGAGCGCCAGCGCGCGCTGCAGGGTGGCGGCTTCCTGCTGCGCGAGCGCCGGCGTGGGCGCGAGCGCTGCGAGGGCACAGAGCGAGAGGGTCAGGGCGAGCAGTCGGTTCATGGCGTGCCCCCTAGAAGAGGATGGAGAAGCCGGCGTAGAAGCTCACGACGTTGAGCACGTCGCTGGAGGGCTCGGCGATGAGGTCCTGGGCGAGCGGCAGATCCTCGCGCAGGTTCTTGTCGGTGCCGGACTGCGTCCCGTCGAACTCCTCGCGCTTGCAGCTGCCGCTCAGCTGCAGGCTGCCGAAGTCGGTGCCGTTGCGGTTCGCCTCGGACATCGTAGTGATGTCCGCGAGGTTGCAGCCGTTCACGCGGTCCACGCGCGCGGTGTAGACGAGGTCGCGCGCCTCGAGCCGCAGCGCGAAGCGCTTGCCCAGCTGCACGCGGAAGCCGCCGCCCACGGTGCCCAGGAAGCGCTGGCCCGTGTCCGCGTAGCGCGCCGGGTCGTGCACGGTGCCGCCGTCCACCTCGCGGTCCACCTCGGGGCGCAGCAGCACCTCGGTGGAGCCGATGCCCGCGCCGCCGCTGAGCACCAGGCTGAACTGGCCCAGGATGCCGTCGTAGAATGCGAACTTGCCGTAGAAGGGCGTGACCTCCACGCCCGCGGTGGCGCCCCACTTGAGCAGCAGCGAGCTCGCCGCGAGCCCGGACGCCGCCGCCTTGTCGCGCAGCTCGTCCACGAAGGCCGTCTCGGCGGTGCGCCAGTGGTACTGCCCGGACAGCTGCAGCGCGAGGTTCTCCTGCAGGTGGTAGATGTACTGCGCCGCGCTGCCCGCGTGGGTGGTGTACTTGCCGTTCACCTGCACCACGGCGGGAAAGAGCGCGAGCTCGTGCTTGCCCGCGTCCGCGAAGCGCTTCTTCTGCACCACGTGCACGGCCACGTTGGGGTTGTAGAGCGGCGCGCCGCTCACCAGCCGCTGGGAGGCCGGGTCCTCGATGGCCTCGCCCTGCAGCGGGTCACCCGATGCGGCGTCCGAGGTCGGAGCATCGGAGGCCTGCGCCGCCGGGGCGTCCGGCTCGGCGGGTGGCGCGCCCTGGGTCGCGGCGTCCGGGTCATCGGACGGCGCGGCCTGCGCCGCGTCCGCGGGGGGCGTGGCGGGCTTCTTCGCGGGGGTCTGCTCGGGCACGGCGGTGCCGAGCGCGCGGGGCTCTTGGGCGGCCGGCGCGGCCGGGGCGAGCTGCGCCGCAGGGGCGGCAGAGGGCTCGGCCGCGCGGGCGACCTGGGCGTGCGCGGCGGCGGGAAGGAGCGCGAGGATCAGGAGCGATCGCATAGGCAGGGTCAGAAGAGGAAGGTGTAGCCGAGGTCGAACTGCACGATGTGCTGCAGCCCCGGGTGCGGCTCGAAGGTGCCGGTCTCCTGGCCCGCCTCGTAGAGGGCGCGCTCCAGGTTCACGCGGTAGCTGTCGCGGAACACCCAGTCGCGCAGCTCGAGCCGCACGCCGTGGTGCTGCCCGACGAAGAAGCGCAGGCCCCACGCGGCGCTCACCACCGGCGCGGTGCGCGAGTCCTTGGCCCAGTAGGTCTCGGT
Proteins encoded in this window:
- a CDS encoding tetratricopeptide repeat protein encodes the protein MKAVLRFGALAVGVALAAGGVGEAEAQQRRAKKPAAAAAKESAAKETASKPAKAKAPKAPAVPEAPERQGPARMVSNTKFGEIPRIEDAKRGALADRKRDEAIEGLKRLVAKLEPGSPARAAMIYHLSELYLEKSKYLYSLEMAKQKEAEKAYDAAVARGDKGEAPQADHRGSERYRAETMKLYEQLLTEFPDYERRDEVLFAVGYNLEELNRRDESVKRYQTLIQEFPQSEFTPHAYIQLGNYYFDKNKLTEARENFLKARESKTPMIYAYAVYKLAWCDYNSGELEAGLKKLYEVVDYADSPEHNLANLRTEALNDLTVFYVQMNRPDEALSYFRQKAPEKKRNRLLAKTAGGLADEGGHFDSAIKIYRVLIQESPMGPDAPEFQQAIVKAHEGLRQRAQVRTEMKKMVDLYRPGGEWWKANEGQAPVLRNAFSVTEEAMRTMVTEYHQEAQKTRQVETYRLARDIYKQYVDAFASSENPEYVADSAFNLRFFYAEILWALEEWDHAAEAYDQVVAFKIPDRESAKEASNESYREKAAYAAVLAYDKLVKIERGELAKSNLKDGEKVNERKDKGDMEKQGRLVKRDAKQVEEQPLSKFEQKLVAACDTYNRLYPNNKDEIDLRYQAAVILYDRNHFVDAARRFGEIIEKFPEEKRSQDAADLTMYVLETRQEWGELNALSRKFLANKKLTRNNPDFAKRVASVVEGSQYKWVHEVVYLKEKNPAKAADEFLKFVAEFPKSENADRALTSAMVIFQEANQLDRGVSAGEQLLRDHPKSPYALQARYTLAQFYEKTAEFKKSAAMYEAFVAAYDAAVKEQAESKQKGKDAKPAADDALAQKKAEQAQVRKSELAKAEKWVADAVFNAGLWWEGVGESGKAISAYNTYLSRFKDRKDVPEIAYNIALVHEKDKKWGEAARAFERFAETYAHDPRTTPGKVYVAKYRQMLALRQGRNLPDAERVQGELVRGWARLSADARKDVSVLDAYAHARFLAVEPEWKTFTDIKLNRVATLKRDLLAKQREMQRLEKAYIDVLNTGAGEWAIASLTRIGLAYADFARNIVESPDPKGLDEEQTELYRTELENLSMPLEEKAQEALDKGLSKAYELALYDEWTLAAQEQMNKYQPGRYARVREVPYRGSEFFATAGVEKQPDEAATGSAKAEPVPAAAPAAAPVPPKPTDGSSTPSAAQQPAPTALLEEAR
- a CDS encoding tetratricopeptide repeat protein; this translates as MNRLLALTLSLCALAALAPTPALAQQEAATLQRALALYDAGNDEAAAPLLYDVAAQTADVASAQKAQLYLAQSFARHRLPVSALLGFASIVNQGPSHPFQLEAVEGLVQMQALLDEQNLVPNVLAQAYTEDAKDRWVKLKPDTLARINYLVASIHQRRGQFEQARALLEAVPQGSRVFAKSRYLLGVVLADPRFPGRPGEKEALDKAALAAFQSVVDVKDPKQQDGQRTRELALLGLGRLHYGRGEYAEASRAYEAVPRYSTYWDQALFENGFARFQNEDFGGALGSLQALHAPQFAGAFQPESWILKATVYYYSCLFDESKTALAAFEQLYEPMLTQIKPLLGDDTQPTAVFDLVSGADTKRLPRPVYLWIRNNERVQGVIRTLGQIDAEKRAFSNVGAWRGSRMAPESVAALDANRTTLQQVGGTLAKSRLKEAADNLRTFGDQTEIIRVQTALDEKDLLAQGVDQKKLLTRQSLYRPKIPGADWNYWKFQGEFWIDEIGYYQYTLKRGCPARAQE
- a CDS encoding outer membrane beta-barrel domain-containing protein — encoded protein: MRSLLILALLPAAAHAQVARAAEPSAAPAAQLAPAAPAAQEPRALGTAVPEQTPAKKPATPPADAAQAAPSDDPDAATQGAPPAEPDAPAAQASDAPTSDAASGDPLQGEAIEDPASQRLVSGAPLYNPNVAVHVVQKKRFADAGKHELALFPAVVQVNGKYTTHAGSAAQYIYHLQENLALQLSGQYHWRTAETAFVDELRDKAAASGLAASSLLLKWGATAGVEVTPFYGKFAFYDGILGQFSLVLSGGAGIGSTEVLLRPEVDREVDGGTVHDPARYADTGQRFLGTVGGGFRVQLGKRFALRLEARDLVYTARVDRVNGCNLADITTMSEANRNGTDFGSLQLSGSCKREEFDGTQSGTDKNLREDLPLAQDLIAEPSSDVLNVVSFYAGFSILF